Genomic window (Enterobacteriaceae bacterium 4M9):
CCTTTGCCAAATGCTGCCGCCCGATCCCCGGTGACCCGATTGTGGCACACGTCAGCCCCGGCAAAGGGCTGGTGATTCACCACGAGTCCTGTCGCAACATCCGTGGCTACCAGAAAGAGCCTGAGAAGTTCATGGCGGTGGAATGGGATAAAGACACCGAGCAGGAATTCATCACCGAAATCAAGGTGGATATGTTTAACCACCAGGGTGCGCTGGCGAACCTGACGGCCTCCATCAACACCGCAGGCTCCAATATTCAGAGCCTGAACACGGAAGAGAAGGACGGGCGCGTTTACACGGCCTTTATTCGCCTGACGGCGCGTGACCGCGTCCATCTGGCAAACATCATGCGTAAAATCCGCGTGATGCCGGATGTGATTAAAGTTACCCGCAACCGAAACTGATGATGAACCCGGCGCGCTATGCACGTATCTGTGAAATGCTGGCCCTGCGCCAGCCTGATTTAACAGTGTGCATGGAGCAGGTTCATAAACCTCATAACATTTCGGCCATCATCCGCACGGCAGATGCCGTGGGGGTGCATGAGGTTCACGCGGTATGGCCCGCTGGCTGGGTGCGCACGATGTATTCCGCCGCTGCGGGCAGCAACAGTTGGGTGAAGGTGAAAACACATCCCGACATCCGCGATGCCGCCGCCCACTTCAAATCGCAGGGCATGCAAATCCTTGCCACCCACCTTTCCGACACCGCCGTTGATTTTCGTGAGATAGACTACACCCGCCCGACCTGCATTCTGCTGGGACAGGAAAAAACCGGCATTAGTCAGCAAGCGCTCGCACTGGCAGACCAGCACATCATTATTCCAATGACTGGCATGGTGCAGTCCCTGAACGTGTCCGTGGCCTCGGCGCTGATTTTATATGAAGCGCAGCGCCAGCGGCAGAACGCCGGCATGTACACCCGCAAAAACTGTACGCTGGCGCAGGAAGAACAGCAGCGCCTGCTGTTTGAAGGCGGCTATCCGGTACTGGCGAAAGTGGCAAGGCGTAAAGGCCTGGCCTATCCCCACGTTAACGGCTGCGGTGAAATAGAGGCCGATGCCAACTGGTGGGCCACCATGCAGGCGGCGGGGTAAAAGAGATGAAAGGCCGGCTGCTGGATGCTGTCCCGCTAAACGCGCTGACGGGCGTTGGTGCAAGCCAGAGCGAGAAGCTCGCAAAAATTGGCCTGCACACCGTGCAAGATCTGCTGCTTCACCTCCCCTTACGCTACGAAGATCGCACCCAACTCTACCCCATTGGTGAATTGCTGCCCGGTATTTACGCCACCGTTGAAGGCGAAGTCCTCAACTGCAACATCACCTTTGGCCGCCGCCGTATGCTGGTCTGCCAGATAAGCGACGGCAGCGGCATTCTCACGATGCGTTTTTTCAATTTCAACGCGGCGATGAAAAACAGCCTCGCCACAGGGCGGCGCGTGCTGGCCTATGGCGAAGCAAAGCGCGGGCAACATGGCGCTGAGATGATCCATCCCGAATACCGTTTGCAGGGCGACCATGACGCGCCTGCGCTCCAGGAAACGCTGACGCCGATTTACCCAACAACGGAAGGCGTGCGCCAGGCAACGCTGCGCAAGCTTACCGACCAGGCGCTGGACTTGCTCGACAGCTGCGCCATTGCCGAACTGTTACCACCTGAGCTGGCTCAGGGGCTGATGAGCCTGCCAGAAGCACTGCGCACGCTGCACCGCCCGCCACCGTCGATGAAACTCAGCGACCTGGAAAGTGGTCAGCACCCGGCGCAGCGCCGTCTGATTATGGAAGAACTGTTGGCGCACAACCTCAGCATGCTGGCGCTGCGCGCCGGTGCCCAGCGCTATCACGCCCGTCCGCTTGCCGCACTGGATAACCTAAAAGAGGGCCTGCTGAAATCACTGCCCTTCAGCCCCACTGGCGCGCAAAAACGTGTCGTCGCCGATATTGAGCGCGACCTGGCGCTCGACGTGCCGATGATGCGGCTGGTGCAGGGCGACGTTGGCTCCGGCAAAACGCTGGTTGCGGCACTGGCGGCGCTGCGCGCTATCGCCAACGGCCAGCAGGTGGCGCTGATGGCCCCAACGGAGCTACTGGCCGAGCAGCACGCCACTAACTTCCGCGCCTGGTTTGAGCCGCTTGGCGTTGAGGTTGGCTGGCTTGCCGGTAAGCAAAAAGGCAAAGCCCGCCAGGCGCAGCAAGACGCTATCGCCAGCGGCCAGATTTCAATGGTGATAGGCACACACGCCATTTTCCAGGAGCAGGTGCAGTTTCACGCGCTGGCGCTGGTGATTATTGATGAGCAACACCGTTTTGGCGTTCATCAACGCCTGGCATTATGGGAAAAAGGTCAGCAACAGGGATTTCACCCGCATCAGCTCATCATGACCGCCACGCCTATTCCACGTACCCTGGCGATGACCGCCTACGCAGACTTAGATACCTCGGTGATTGACGAGCTACCGCCTGGGCGCACACCAGTCACCACCGTAGCCATACCGGATACCCGGCGCAGCGATATTGTCGACCGCGTGCGCCACGCCTGTACGCAGGAAGGCCGTCAGGCCTACTGGGTGTGTACATTGATAGAAGAGTCAGACCTGCTGGAAGCCCAGGCGGCAGAAGCCACGTGGGAAGAACTCAAGTTGGCGCTGGCGGAGTTGAACGTAGGCCTGGTACACGGGCGCATGAAATCACAGGACAAGCAGGCCGTGATGCAGGCATTCAAACAGGGCGAACTGCATTTGCTGGTGGCAACCACCGTCATTGAGGTTGGAGTGGATGTGCCCAACGCCAGCCTGATGATAATCGAAAACCCGGAGCGGCTGGGGCTTGCACAACTGCACCAGCTGCGCGGGCGCGTCGGACGTGGTGCGGTCGCCTCGCACTGTGTACTGCTCTACAAATCGCCGCTTTCGGCCACTGCACAAAAACGTCTACAGGTGCTGCGCGACAGTAACGACGGTTTTGTGATTGCGCAAAAAGATCTGGAGATTCGCGGCCCTGGCGAGTTACTCGGCACTCGCCAGACCGGCAACGCGGAATTTAAAGTCGCTGACCTGCTGCGCGACCAGGCGATGATCCCTGAAGTACAGCGCGTGGCGCGCCATATTCACGAACGCTGGCCACAGCAGGCGGCGGCGTTGATTGAGCGCTGGATGCCCGAGACCGAGCGCTACTCCAACGCCTGACGGGTTAGTTAAAAATCGGCAGCAGCAGCCACACTTTAATCACCAACGCATTGGTGATGTCCAGAAAGAACGCTCCGACCATCGGTACTACCAGAAACGCCATATGCGACGGCCCAAACCTGTCGGTAATCGCCTGCATGTTGGCAATGGCCGTTGGCGTCGCGCCCAGCCCAAAACCGCAGTGGCCCGCAGCCAGTACAGCGGCATCGTAATTTTTACCCATTACGCGCCAGGTGACAAAAATCGCGTACAGCGCCATAAACACCGCCTGGACGACCAGAATCGCCAGCATTGGCAGAGCCAGTGACGCCAGCTCCCAAAGGCGCAGGCTCATCAGCGCCATCGCCAGAAACAGCGACAGGCACACGTTGCCAAGCACCGACACCGCGCGCTCGAACACGCGGTAAAAACCGATAAAGGCCAGCAGATTGCTGAGCAAAACGCCAATAAACAGCACGCAGACAAAGGTCGGTAGTTCAAATGCCGTGCTCTGTAACAACTGTGCCACGACCCGCCCGGCGGTCAGGCAAATGGCGATAAGCGCGATGGTTTCCACCATCACCAGTGACGTAATGTTGCGCTCTACATTCGGCTTTTCGAACGCACTCGGCGCCAGGCTGTCTTCCGGTGCACCCTGCGGCCCGGCAGACCGCTTAACCAGATAGCGTGCAACCGGCCCGCCAATCAAGCCACCGAGCACCAGCCCGAAGGTCGCACAGGCCATTGCCACTTCCGTTGCGCTCTCAAATCCGTAGCGTTCACTGAACACTTTGCCCCACGCCGCCCCGGTTCCGTGACCGCCAGAAAGAGTAATTGAGCCTGCCAGCAGCCCCATCAGCGGGTCCATGCCCAACAGCGTTGCCATGCCGATACCAATTGCGTTCTGTAATACCAGAAACCCGACAACGACAATCAGAAAAACACCCAGCACCTTGCCGCCAGCACGCAGGCTCGCCAGGTTTGCGTTAAGCCCAATGGTGGCAAAAAAGGCCAGCATCAGCGGGTCACGCAGGGACATGTCAAATTCGACAGACCACCCCAGGCTGCGGTTGAGCACCAGCAGCGCGAGCGCCACCAGCAGGCCGCCCGCGACCGGCTCGGGTATTGTGTATTTTTTTAGCACCGGGATGCCCTGGACCATTTTGCGCCCCAAAAGCAGCACCAGCGTTGCGGCAACAAGGGTCGAGAGCGTGTCGAGATGAAACATGATAAAAACTCCTTACGTGCGCAATTTTCATCCTGCGCCTGATATATCCAGCCTTATATTCTTATTCCGCGGTATCAAAACCTGAAACGACATCAAAAACCAGAAAAAAATCTCGAGAATTTTTGATATCGCTTAGTTATACGTCGAAAACCATAAGATGCAAACGTTTGCTTTCACGCCACACACTCCGATAAAATCACCGTTTTTCCATCACGGGAAGCTTCATAAGATGTCTGTTAACACCGTAGGCTCGCAGGACGCGCAGCCAACCACGCCCCCCGCTTCCAGCGAACTCATTTTCCGCCTTGAGGATCGCCCACCGCTGCCACAAACCTTTTTCGCCGCACTTCAGCATCTGCTGGCGATGTTTGTTGCCGTTATCACGCCTGCGCTACTGATTTGCCAGGCGCTGGGGCTGCCAGCGGAAGATACGCAGCACATTATCAGTATGTCGCTTTTTGCCTCTGGCGTGGCATCGGTTATCCAGATCAAAGCGTGGGGGCCGGTTGGCTCCGGACTGCTGTCAATTCAGGGCACCAGCTTTAACTTTGTGTCGCCGCTGATTATGGGCGGGCTGGCGCTGAAAAACGGCGGTGCTGACGTACCCACCATGATGGCCGCGCTGTTCGGCACCCTGATGCTGGCAAGCTGCACGGAAATGATTATCTCCCGCGTGCTGCACCTGGCACGGCGCATTATCACGCCGCTGGTTTCTGGTGTGGTGGTGATGATTATCGGGCTGTCGCTTATCCAGGTCGGGCTGACCTCCATTGGCGGTGGCTATGCGGCCATGAGCGACAATACTTTCGGTTCGCCAAAGAATCTGCTGCTGGCAGGGGCTGTACTGGCGACCATTATTCTGCTCAATCGCCAGCGCAATCCGTATCTGCGCATCGCCTCGCTGGTGATTGCGATGGCCGTGGGTTATCTGCTGGCCTGGTGGCTGAACATGCTGCCGCCGGACACCACGCCCAGCAACGCCTCGCTGATTATGGTGCCAACACCGCTTTATTATGGCCTGGGCATCGACTGGAACCTGCTGCTGCCGCTGATGCTGGTGTTTATGATTACCTCGCTGGAAACCATTGGTGATATTACCGCCACCTCTGACGTTTCTGAGCAGCCGGTATCCGGCCCGCTGTACATGAAGCGCCTGAAAGGCGGCGTACTGGCAAACGGCCTGAACTCTTTTGTTTCTGCGGTCTTTAACACCTTCCCGAACTCCTGCTTTGGCCAGAACAACGGCGTGATTCAGTTAACCGGCGTTGCCAGCCGCTACGTGGGTTTTTTCGTGGCCGTGATGCTGATTGTGCTGGGCCTGTTCCCGGCGGTCAGCGGGTTTGTGCAGCACATTCCTGAGCCAGTGCTGGGTGGTGCGACTATTGTGATGTTTGGCACCATTGCCGCCTCAGGCGTGCGCATTGTGTCGCGCGAGCCGATTAACCGCCGTTCGATTATGATTATCGCGCTGTCGCTGGCCGCGGGGCTTGGCATTTCCCAGCAGCCGCTCATCCTGCAGTTTGCACCGGACTGGATTAAAAACCTGCTTTCTTCTGGCATCGCCGCTGGCGGCATTACCGCTATTGTGCTGAACCTGGTCTTCCCGCCGGAAAAAAGTTGACCCTCTTGTGCGGTAAGTACGCTTACCGCACGGCTTTGAGAGCCTCTTCCCTTGAGCTACGGCGCTAAATCGGGCATAAAAGCCTGTGTGATGTATCAGCGTGCTAATGGAAGAGGCTTATGCGATTTATAAAGAAGTTTATTGTGACGGTGCTCGTCGCCATCCTGGTTGTGCTCATTGCGCTGTATTTTTTGCTACAGACGCGCTGGGGCGCAGGCTTCACCAGCAACCTCATCACTGAAAACAGCCGCTGGCAACTCACCTTTGAAAAACTGGAGCACCGCTGGGCGGCCCCTTCCCACCTGGTTTTCCAGAATCTCAGCGTTGGCTATAAAGACCAGCCAGCCATGCTTAGCGCAAAGCGCGTTGACGTTGGCCTGAGTAGCCGTCAGCTTACCACGCCTCGCTATGTAGACAGCCTGCTGCTCGAAGACGGCACGCTAAATCTTAGCGCCACGCCGCCATTGCTACGCGCCGACACGCTGCGCCTGAAGAACATGGCAATTAACCAACCAGCACTGAACGCACGCCAGGTGAGCGGAGGCGTTAGCCCGTGGCTGCCTGAGGCGGGATATATTCTGGGGCGCGCAGCACAAATTCAGTTCAGCGCAGGCGAACTGACGCTCAACGGCGTGACCGCTCGCAACGCGCTGATGCAGGGCAGCATCAATAACGGCGAAATAGACCTTTCAACGATTGGCGCCGATCTGGCACGCGGCACGCTGACTGCCCGCGCCCGCCGCGACAGCCAGGGCCACTGGTGGATTCAAAACCTGCGCCTTAACGAAGTGCGTCTGCAAAGCGATAAGCCACTTGCCGACTTCCTGGCACCGGTGGCGACGCTGCCCGCTCTGACGTTAGCGCGTCTGGATATTGTGGACGCGCGTCTGGAAGGGCCGGGTTGGGCATTTAACGACCTCGACCTTAGCCTGCGCAACCTGGCGCTGGACAAAGGTGAGTGGCGCAGTGATGACGGAACGCTGTCGCTCAATGCCAGCGAAATTATCTGGGGCAACGTGCAGCTTAACGACCCGATTCTTGATGCTGACCTCAAGGCACAAGGTATCGCACTACGTAAGCTCAGTACGCGTTGGGAAAGAGGCATGGTGCGCGCGTCCGGCGAATGGCAGCGCGATACGCGTACACTGGCGCTTAACGATCTGGCGCTGGTTGGGCTTGAATACACGCTGCCACAAGACTGGAAAGCGCTGTGGCTGGCACCGACCCCGGACTGGATAAGCAACCTGACGGTACAAAATATGACCGCCAGCCGTAACCTGCTGATTGATATTGACCCGGCCTTCCCGTTCCAGCTCACCTCACTGGATGCCAGCGGCCAACAGCTACAGCTGGCGCGAGACGGCCAGTGGGGGCTGTGGAGCGGTAATCTTAATCTCGCCGCCGCTGCGGCCACCTTTAACCGTACCGACGTGCGCCGTCCGTCGCTCAAGCTCGATGCCTCACCCGAGAACATCCGCATTAATGATATGAGCCTGTTTGCTGGTGAAGGCATGCTGGAAGCCAAAGGTGAAATAAGCCAGCAGCCGCAGCGCCCGTTTACGCTGGATATTACCGGGCGCAATGTGCCGCTCGATACGCTCAACAACTGGGGCTGGCCGCCGCTCACGCTTCAGGGCAACGGCGCTATGCAACTCAATCTGACAGGCAACCTGGCCGCCCACCAGCCGCTTAAACCAACGGTCAGCGGGCAGTTGCACGCAACAGACGGCCAGGGCCATGCGCTTAATCAGACCATGGTGGGCGGCAACGTGGATGGCGCTGCTGCAACCGATCCGCAAGCCAACGCAGCAGGCGCTCAGGCGGTAACGCAACAGCAGCCGGTTCAGGAAGATAGCGCCGCTGACAACAGCGCGGCGACGCAACAGCCACCTGCCCAGGAAGGTAACGCCGCTGACAGCAGCGCGGCGGCGCAACAGCCGCCGGTTCAGCAAGATAACGCCGCTGACAACAGCGCGGCGACGCAACAGCCGCCGGTTCAGGAAGGTAACGCCGCTGACAGCAGCGCGGCGACACAGCAGCAGCCGGTTCAGGAGGGTAACGCCGCTGACAGCAGCGCGGCGACACAGCAGCCGCCAGTTCATGAAGATAGCGCCGCTGACAGCAGCGCGGCGGCGCAACAACCGCCGGTTCAGGAAGGTGACGCCGCTGACAACAATACGGCGACACAGCAGCCGCCGGTTCAGGAGGGTGACGCCGCACCTGCCCAGCAAGTGCCTGAGGATCAGGACAACAGCGAACCACCGTCGCCGGAGCAACCGTCCGACGCAGCAGAACTTATCTGATCATTCCTCTTCGTTGCCGCCTTCCTCCAGTGGCCCAAAGGGGCGGGCGGGCAACACGATATAAATCCCTTCAAATACCGCACCCACTTCATCGTCTCCGTACAGCTCCACTTCCAGCTGCACTCGCGCCTTACGCCCGCGCGCCAGTCGGTCCAGATCGCCACTGAGCGACCCGAGGTCGGCCACGGCACCGGGCCGCCCGCTGATGGGTTTGCTGTAACGGATATGCGCATCCGCAAGAATGATAGTACCGCCCAGATGGCGCTCACGCAGCATGAGCCAGATAAGCCCCCAACCGGTTAGCGTTGCAATAGAAAACAGGCTACCGGCAAACAGCGTGTTGTTTGGATTCTGGTTACCGCTTTCCGGCATGGTGGTGACAAATTTCTGCCCGGTGTACTGCAGAATACGCACGCCCATTTTTTCACTGAGCGGGATATGTTGATACCAGGCCTGTTGCAGCTGCCCGCACCAGTCGCCACGGTGCAAAATATCATCCAGCGTCTGTATCGGTTTCACCATCAAAAAATGGCGCACCGGCGTGGTTTGCGGCGTGGTGATTTCGCCCTGGTCGATAAACCCAAGCTTGCTGAAAAATGCCACGGCGTCTTCACGTGCGCTACAGGTCACGCGCTTAACGCCTTCCTGGCGCGCCACTGACTCCAGCGTCATCGCTACCAGCGTACCCAGCCCTTTGTGCTGCACCGACGAGCCGACCGCCAGAAAGCGCACCGAGGCCTCGTTCTCAGCATTGATATACAGCCTGCCAATGGCAACAATGTTGCCGTCTTCATCCACCACCATCTGGTGATGCGCCATCGCATCCCAGGCGTCGCGCTCCGAACCTTTGGGCTGATGCAGCGGTTTGCGCAACATCTCCCAACGGAACTGGTAATAGCGCTCAAGTTCTTCTTCCGTTTGCGGTACACGTAGGTGATACATCGTCGCACTCTCTCCCGTTACCTGCGCCGCGAGCGGCGCATCAGACCTGAAGCCAGAAGGTCACCGGGCCATCGTTGACCAGAGAAACCTGCATATCGGCGGCAAAGCGACCGGTGGCGGTTTCGATATCCTGCGCACGACAGCGTTCAACAAAATACTCGTACAGCGCTTCGGCGCGTGACGGCTCTGCCCCGCGCGAGAAGCTCGGGCGCATACCGCGCCCGGTATCGGCCGCCAGCGTAAACTGTGATACCACCAGCACGCTGCCGCCTGCCTGCTGCACATTCAGATTCATTTTTCCGTCCGCATCGCTGAAGATGCGATATCCCAGCACGCGCTCACACAGACGGTTTGCTTTTTGTTCGTCGTCGTCTTTTTCGACACCTAATAACACTAAAAGTCCGGGGCCAATCTCCCCCGTTAGCGCATTTTCCACGCTGACGCTGGCGCGCGTGACGCGCTGAATTAATGCAATCATGACGGTTCCGTAATCCTGATTTTTTACTTACTGACCGTTTGCGAGAGTGACAGCTATCTGTTTGTCAGGCAAGCCTTCGCGCAGCGTTTTTAAAACGCCTGATGGTGCCTTACTGCAGGCGCAGGCGCTGTTCCACTGATACTTAATCATGCATTTGTGGCGGTGCTTTACGCACGTAGACAAGTGTTACAAGGCAAAACAACGCACCGGCCAGGAAAGTATATTCAGAGCCCCAGACCTCCCAGATAACACCGGCCCCAAGGCTTGCAATCAGCAGCCCAATGCCGCTGACCATACTGAATATGCCAAAGGCCGTTCCGCGCAGATCCTGCGGAGCCGTTTTGGCTATCATGGCGGCCATCAGCCCCTGGGTCATGCCCATATGCACGCCCCACAGCGCCACGCCGCACAAAATACCGACCCAGTGGCTGCTTAGCGCCAGCACCACGTCGGCCACAATCAACACCACCAGCCCCAGTTGCAGCAACGTGGTATGGCTCATGGCGTCAGAGAGTTTGCCGAAAGGATAGGCCGAGGCGAAATACAGCAGGTTCATGGCGACCATAACAAGCGGGATAAGCGCCAGAGGAATACCCACCTGCTGGGCGCGCAGCACCAGAAATGCCTCGCTAAAGCGCGCCAGCGTAAAGACCGCGCCAAGCCCCACCACCCACCAGCAGTTTTTACCCAGCCTGCGCAGGTTCTCTTTGTTAATGGGGTTGGTGCGCCGCTGCGTCACTGGCGTTGCAGGCTCTTTCAGGCCCAAAAACAACAGCACCACGGCCAGTACGCCCGGAATAACCGCTATCCAGAAAATGGCGCGAAAATCATCGTTCCACAGCAGCATCAACCCCACCGCCAGTAGCGGGCCGAGAAAGGCGCCGAGGGTGTCCATTGACTGGCGCAGCCCAAAGGCTGCCCCGCGCACTTCGGGCGGTGTGACATCGGCTACCAGTGCATCGCGCGGCGCGCCGCGAATCCCCTTGCCCACCCGGTCTATCATGCGCGCACCGAGGATCATCCCGGATGAAGATGCGATAGCAAAAAGCGGCTTGCTTGCTGCCCCCAAGCCGTAGCCCAGCAGCGCCAGCCCCTTACGTTTACCCAGATAATCGCTAATCGCCCCTGAAAAAACTTTGATAATCAGCGCCGTTGCCTCTGCCAGCCCTTCTATCAGACCAATCAGGATGACGCTTGCGCCCAGCGTGGTGGCCATAAACAGCGGCAGCAGGCTGTGAATAATCTCTGATGATATATCCATCAACATGCTCACACCGCCCACCACCCAAACGCCTTTTGGGATGCGGTTTAGCGTAGAGAAACGGGCAAACATAGTTACCACTCCTAAAAGCCGCCAGTACTGGCCCGCTGGCAAAACAAAGACGGGTGTTGTACTACTACGTAAAAAACCCACCGAAGTGGGTTTCAAAGATGACGCGTTGCAGGCTACGGGCGTGTGGCGAAATACTCAGGAATGGTGTTTTTATCTATCACCCGCACGCTGGTGATACCGCAGGCCTCTGCGGCCTGAATGTTGTCGGCATTATCGTCAAAGAACAGTGCCTCACCCGGGCTGAACCCTTCTTCTTCAAGCACTTTGTGATAGATGCGCGCTTCCGGCTTACGCATCCCCATTTCCTGCGACAGCCAGACGCGATCGGCGGCAGCGTGGATTTGTGGGTATTCGCTCGGCCAGAGCGTGGTGTGCAGACGGTTGGTGTTAGACAACACCACCACGCGGTGCCCCTGTGCGCGCAGCTTGTGCATGATTTCAATCACTTCCGGGCGCAGCCCGACAAATATTGCCTGCCAGCCTGCCGCAAACTGCTCATAGCTCAGCGGCAACGCCAGTTCATGGCAAATGGCAGCGGCAAAATCTTCGTCACTGATTTCCCCGCGCTCATGGCGTTCAAAGGACTCTCCCATCACAAAGTTTTGCTGCAAACTGGCTAACGGCACACGCGTGTAATCGCTCCACACGCCCAGCACGCGGCCAAAATCGATATCGACAATGACGTTCCCCAAATCAAAGATATAAAGCATCCTTCTCTCCTCTCGCGCCACGAATAACCCACTGTAGCGGGTAACTACGTCTTTGACTATGGAGAAAAATCATCCGATACCCCAGAACAATACGGCCAGCAACTGCGGTGTAATGATGCGCAAAAACATCACCAGCGGATAAACGGTGGCGTAAGACAGCGCCGCCGCACCGCTGGTGGCATGCAAACCGTTTGCAAAAGCAAGCGCGGGCGGGTCAGTCATTGAACCAGCCAGCATGCCGCACAGAGTGAGGTAGTTCATGCGTATCAGCAGCCGGGCAAGCAACGCGGCGCTCAAAAGTGGGATTGCGGTGATGAGAATGCCGTAACCAATCCAGCTCAGCCCACTGCCTTCAATAAGCGTGGTAAAGAACTCGCCGCCGGATTTAAGCCCGACCACCGCCAGAAACAGCACAATCCCCAGCTCACGTAGCGCCAGGTTAGCACCCGGCGGCATAAACCAGTAAAGCCTGCCGATACTGCCAATCCGGCCCAGCACGATGGCGACAATAAGCGGCCCACCGGCCAGCCCCAGGCGCAGCGCCGCCGGAAAGCCCGGAATAAATAGCGGAATGGAGCCCAGCAGCACACCCAGGCCAATGCCGATAAACACCGGCAGCATCTGCACCTGCTGCAACTTCTGATGGGCGTTGCCCAGTTCAGCGGCCACGGCGTCTATGGCCTCCGGACGTCCCACCAGGTTGAGGATATCGCCAAACTGCAGGCTGGCGCTGCTGCCTGGCACCAGTTCCACCCCTGCGCGATTAAGGCGCGAGACCACTACATCAAAACGTTTTTTCAGGTGCAGTTCGCGGATTTTCTTACCTAATACCTGCTCATTCGTCACCACAACCCGCGCGACTTTAAGTGCTGTGCCGCTGGTGGACAGCGACGTATCCACCGCGGTGCCAATCACTAATTGCGCGCTGTGCAGATCGCTTTCTTTGCCCACCAGGTGCAGCAAATCACCAAGACGCAGTTGGGTGCCAGGTGCCGGTACCATCAGCACCTCATCGCGCTTAAGTCGCGAACAGACAATGCTGTCACCACTGAGCACCGGCACTTCCTGTAGCGCAATCTGGTCAAGGTTGGGGTTTTCCACGCGGATATTCATGGTGTGCAGCCGGGCGGTATCGCCGCCGCTGTGGCTGTCGTATTGCTGCGCCTCTTGCTCCACGTTAACGCGAAACAGCAGGCGCACCAGCCACATCGTGAGCAGAATGCCGCAGATACCAAACGGATACGCCATCGCGTAGCTCATGCCCATCTGGTCCACCTGCGCAAGCGGCGTGCCGAGATCGGTGAGAATTTGCTGGCCTGCCCCGAGTGCGGGGGTGTTGGTCACCGCGCCGGAGAAGATGCCGAGCACCACCGGCAGCGGGATAGCGAAGATTTTATGCAGCAAGGCGGTGACCAGCGCGCCGAGCACAACAATCAGCACGGCAAAGAGATTGAGCCGCAGGCCGGAAACCCGCAGCGAGGAGAAAAAGCCCGGCCCGACCTGGATGCCGATAGTGTAGACAAACAGAATCAGCCCAAACTCCTGCAACACGTGCAGCATGTCACCGTTAAGCTCAAGCCCTGCCTGCTCAACAAAGTGGCCGACAATGATGCCGCCAAAGAGCACACCGCCAATGCCAAGCCCAACGCCGCGCACGCGCAGATTCCCTATCCACAACCCCACGACCGCCA
Coding sequences:
- the trmH gene encoding tRNA (guanosine(18)-2'-O)-methyltransferase TrmH, translating into MNPARYARICEMLALRQPDLTVCMEQVHKPHNISAIIRTADAVGVHEVHAVWPAGWVRTMYSAAAGSNSWVKVKTHPDIRDAAAHFKSQGMQILATHLSDTAVDFREIDYTRPTCILLGQEKTGISQQALALADQHIIIPMTGMVQSLNVSVASALILYEAQRQRQNAGMYTRKNCTLAQEEQQRLLFEGGYPVLAKVARRKGLAYPHVNGCGEIEADANWWATMQAAG
- the recG gene encoding ATP-dependent DNA helicase RecG, producing MKGRLLDAVPLNALTGVGASQSEKLAKIGLHTVQDLLLHLPLRYEDRTQLYPIGELLPGIYATVEGEVLNCNITFGRRRMLVCQISDGSGILTMRFFNFNAAMKNSLATGRRVLAYGEAKRGQHGAEMIHPEYRLQGDHDAPALQETLTPIYPTTEGVRQATLRKLTDQALDLLDSCAIAELLPPELAQGLMSLPEALRTLHRPPPSMKLSDLESGQHPAQRRLIMEELLAHNLSMLALRAGAQRYHARPLAALDNLKEGLLKSLPFSPTGAQKRVVADIERDLALDVPMMRLVQGDVGSGKTLVAALAALRAIANGQQVALMAPTELLAEQHATNFRAWFEPLGVEVGWLAGKQKGKARQAQQDAIASGQISMVIGTHAIFQEQVQFHALALVIIDEQHRFGVHQRLALWEKGQQQGFHPHQLIMTATPIPRTLAMTAYADLDTSVIDELPPGRTPVTTVAIPDTRRSDIVDRVRHACTQEGRQAYWVCTLIEESDLLEAQAAEATWEELKLALAELNVGLVHGRMKSQDKQAVMQAFKQGELHLLVATTVIEVGVDVPNASLMIIENPERLGLAQLHQLRGRVGRGAVASHCVLLYKSPLSATAQKRLQVLRDSNDGFVIAQKDLEIRGPGELLGTRQTGNAEFKVADLLRDQAMIPEVQRVARHIHERWPQQAAALIERWMPETERYSNA
- the gltS gene encoding sodium/glutamate symporter, with translation MFHLDTLSTLVAATLVLLLGRKMVQGIPVLKKYTIPEPVAGGLLVALALLVLNRSLGWSVEFDMSLRDPLMLAFFATIGLNANLASLRAGGKVLGVFLIVVVGFLVLQNAIGIGMATLLGMDPLMGLLAGSITLSGGHGTGAAWGKVFSERYGFESATEVAMACATFGLVLGGLIGGPVARYLVKRSAGPQGAPEDSLAPSAFEKPNVERNITSLVMVETIALIAICLTAGRVVAQLLQSTAFELPTFVCVLFIGVLLSNLLAFIGFYRVFERAVSVLGNVCLSLFLAMALMSLRLWELASLALPMLAILVVQAVFMALYAIFVTWRVMGKNYDAAVLAAGHCGFGLGATPTAIANMQAITDRFGPSHMAFLVVPMVGAFFLDITNALVIKVWLLLPIFN
- a CDS encoding uracil-xanthine permease, coding for MSVNTVGSQDAQPTTPPASSELIFRLEDRPPLPQTFFAALQHLLAMFVAVITPALLICQALGLPAEDTQHIISMSLFASGVASVIQIKAWGPVGSGLLSIQGTSFNFVSPLIMGGLALKNGGADVPTMMAALFGTLMLASCTEMIISRVLHLARRIITPLVSGVVVMIIGLSLIQVGLTSIGGGYAAMSDNTFGSPKNLLLAGAVLATIILLNRQRNPYLRIASLVIAMAVGYLLAWWLNMLPPDTTPSNASLIMVPTPLYYGLGIDWNLLLPLMLVFMITSLETIGDITATSDVSEQPVSGPLYMKRLKGGVLANGLNSFVSAVFNTFPNSCFGQNNGVIQLTGVASRYVGFFVAVMLIVLGLFPAVSGFVQHIPEPVLGGATIVMFGTIAASGVRIVSREPINRRSIMIIALSLAAGLGISQQPLILQFAPDWIKNLLSSGIAAGGITAIVLNLVFPPEKS